The sequence TAATCTTCAATTCCTTTTTCTAAAGAATAAAATGGTTTATTATATCCTATTGCTCTTAATTTCTGCATATTAGCTTCTGTAAAATACTGGTATTTGTCGCGAATATCTTCAGGAGTATCAATAAAACCAATATTTTCTTCAACTTTTTTTGCTTTAAATGTATTTCTTGTTAAATCCAGGAATGAACGGGCTTTTCCTGTTCCAAGATTATATATTCCTGAATTTTTTCTGTGATGCATTAAAAAATATAAAACATCAACTACATCTTTAACATAAATGAAATCTCTTAACTGCTCACCATCTTTATATTGTGGATTATGAGAACGAAACAGTTTCATTTTGTTTGTTGATTTAATCTGGTTAAATGCATGAAAAATAACTGATGCCATTCTTCCTTTATGATATTCATTAGGTCCATATACATTAAAAAACTTCAAACCAATCCAAAAATATGGCTTTTTTTCCTGCTTCAATGCCCACTTATCAAATTCATTTTTTGATTCTCCATACGGATTTAAAGGTTTCAGTTTTTCAACAATATCATGTTCGTCATTATAACCAAATTCGCCCATTCCATAAGTAGCCGCAGAAGATGCATAGATTAATGGTAAACCAAATTCAACACATTTATCCCAAACCTTTTTGGTATATCCTAAATTTAATTTATCGAAAACCGATTTATCAAATTCAGTGGTATCAGTTCTTGCACCTATATGAAAAATAAACTGGATAAATTTATGATTTTTTCCTATCCATTCAATAAATTTTTCTCTGTCAATTTTATGACTAAATATCTTATTATCAAGGTTTTTGTTTTTCTCAATATCAGAAAAATCATCAACAACTACAATATCTTTAAAGTTTTCGTCATTTAATTTTCTAACTAAATTACTGCCAATAAATCCGGCAGCTCCTGTAACTATAATCATAATTATTTTATTTTATAGTAATTTTACAAATTGCAACAAATTTAGTAAATCTTATATTTTTATTCTACAAAAATCGGTAAATCAATTTTATCAATAATTTTTAATTTTTCTGCCCGTTTATATAATTCATTAATTGCTTTTCGTCCTTTTTCATCCAAATTAATTGTATAATCATTAACATATAACTTTACATGTTTATACATAATATCTTCTTTCATTTCCTGTGCATATTTTTTCATAAAATCAATACATGAACGTGGATTTTTTAATGCAAATTCAATGCTTCTTTTTAAAATTCTGTCAACTTTTTGTTGAACATCTAAATCAATATTACGCTTAACTACAATTCCACCCAATGGTATTGGAAGTTCGGTTAAATTTTCCCAGTATTCACCAAGGTCAAGTATTTTTTTTAATCCTTTTTCTTTGTATGTAAACCTGTTTTCATGAATAATCAAGCCTGCATCAGCTTCATTACTTAAAACAACTTCTTCAATATCAGAAAAAAGATATTGAATTTTATTTTTTGCATTAGGGTATGCAATACTTAGTAAAAGATTTGCTGTTGTATATTTACCTGGAATTGCAATTTTTAAATAATCAATTTCGTCTTTATAAATTTTTTGTTTACTTATTAATAAAGGTCCGTTTTTGTTTCCTAATGCACTTCCCGAATTAAGCAGAACATAATTTTTTATTAAATATGCGTATGCAAAAAAACTTAATTTGGTAATATCAAGTTCATGATTAAATGCTAATTTGTTTAATTCTTCAATATCAGCAATTTTTAAGTTAAACGACAAACCTTCAGTATCAATTTTATTATGCAACATTGCATCGAAAATAAAAGTATCGTTAGGGCATGAAGATATTCCAACAGATAAAACCATAAGATAATATTAAATTTTTTGTTTCTTATGTTGTGTCTATAAAAAAAACTTTGAAATTTATAATTATGCTGTCATTTCGAACGAAGTGAGAAATCTCATTTAATTGATATCCATTCTGTTATGAGATTTCTCCTTTCAGTCGAAATGACAATATTAGGAGTTTTCTTACGAACACTAAGTAATGATTGTTTAAAAATAAATCATTTTGTTATTGTCTAAATATAATCATTTTCTCAAATAATATCTAAAATCTGCTTTTTATAAATTATATACTTAAAATGAAATAAAAATTATTATATTACTTTCAATTTATATTTTAACAATTTAACTAAATTTTTCACACATGAAAACAAATCAAGTTATTTATTATCTGTTAATTATTACTTTTTTTGTATCACAAAAACAATTATTATCACAGAATAAAAGTGACTGGGAAGGAGGATTTCCTGATGGTTGTACATCAATTACAGTAGGAAAATCAGCTTCAGCAGACGGTTCGGTTATCACATCTCATACTGATGACAGTCATCGTACAAGATCATGGATAGATATTGTTCCTGCAAAAGAATATAAAGAAGGTTCAACTTTTATGCTTTATAAAAGATATCCAAACGATTCACTTGCTATGCCAGCATACAATCATGAACCAATTGGTGCTATACCACAGATTGAATCAACATACGGATATATTAATACTGCATACCCATGTATGAACGAAAAACAACTTGCTATTGGAGAATCAACATTTGGTGGCAGAGAGAGCTTACAATCTGATGACGGACTAATTGATTGCCAAAGATTATACCAGTTAATACTCGAAAGATGTTCTTCAGCAAGAGAAGCAATAAAAATGGCTGACGAATTAACAAAAGAATACGGTTGGAACGATTATGGTGAATGCCTTACTATATCTGATAAAAAAGAAGTATGGCACTTCGAAATTCTTGGTCCGGGAAAAGGTCAGGTTGGTGCAATTTGGGTAGCTCAGAGAGTTCCTGATGAACATGTTA is a genomic window of Bacteroidales bacterium containing:
- a CDS encoding 1,4-dihydroxy-6-naphthoate synthase; translated protein: MVLSVGISSCPNDTFIFDAMLHNKIDTEGLSFNLKIADIEELNKLAFNHELDITKLSFFAYAYLIKNYVLLNSGSALGNKNGPLLISKQKIYKDEIDYLKIAIPGKYTTANLLLSIAYPNAKNKIQYLFSDIEEVVLSNEADAGLIIHENRFTYKEKGLKKILDLGEYWENLTELPIPLGGIVVKRNIDLDVQQKVDRILKRSIEFALKNPRSCIDFMKKYAQEMKEDIMYKHVKLYVNDYTINLDEKGRKAINELYKRAEKLKIIDKIDLPIFVE
- the rfaD gene encoding ADP-glyceromanno-heptose 6-epimerase, with amino-acid sequence MIIVTGAAGFIGSNLVRKLNDENFKDIVVVDDFSDIEKNKNLDNKIFSHKIDREKFIEWIGKNHKFIQFIFHIGARTDTTEFDKSVFDKLNLGYTKKVWDKCVEFGLPLIYASSAATYGMGEFGYNDEHDIVEKLKPLNPYGESKNEFDKWALKQEKKPYFWIGLKFFNVYGPNEYHKGRMASVIFHAFNQIKSTNKMKLFRSHNPQYKDGEQLRDFIYVKDVVDVLYFLMHHRKNSGIYNLGTGKARSFLDLTRNTFKAKKVEENIGFIDTPEDIRDKYQYFTEANMQKLRAIGYNKPFYSLEKGIEDYVKNYLIDKVYR